The sequence TCGCGGATGGTGCTCGGGCCCAATACCGGCCACACCAGATAGGGTCCAGGACCCACGCCCCAATGCCCCAGGGTTTGTCCGAAATCTTCGTGATGCTTGTTCAATCCGAGCGGGGTCGCGACATCGAAGATGCCATAGATACCGAAGGTGCTGTTGATGACCAAGCGCCATAGATCCGACAGCGCCTGACCGAACTTGAACTGCAGTACATCGTTGGCCGTCACCCACACATCTTCAAGATTGCTGAAGATATTGGTGACGCCTTTGTTGACCGGATCCGGCGTAATGGCCACGTAGCCTTCAGCCACCGGTTTCAGAACAGCGCGATCCAAAGCATCATTGAACTTGTACATGGAGCGGTTGAAACTTTCGAAGGGATCTTTCGGATCACGCTCACCGGGCAGACTCGCGCAGCCCGACGCTATCAGCACAGACAGCGCTATGACCACCCAGGAGCGCCGTGGAGTATCGTTGGCGAACCCATCCGCACGATCATCCCTGTCTTTACCCAATCCACGAATAAAGCGCATCACACCACTCTTTATTTTTCATTCTTACCCGCCAGCGCCACTCCCGGGGACAGAGGCACGACACTGGACCCACTGTGCATGATCAGGTGAGCACTATTCAACGACGTGCGCTGCATGTCAAACCTTTAGCACCGTTTCACCGGGTTAGCGCTCGCCGTGAGCCGCTGTCCGCGGCTGGCCACCGGGTTGCGATTCTAGCGCAGAATCTGTCCTTGTCTCGGCTTTCGATACCAGAAGGTGGAGGCTTCGCCACGGCAGGCAACTGCCGCGAGCAGGGTTGCGATACCCGGCACCGGCACGAAACCGTGCATCCCGCAGTGGGATGTCGGAGAATATCGCTAGCGCCATCGTATTCCTCGTCACCGGACAGCGTTTCCTATGTACCAGGTCGTCAAAGAGATCGAGTTCTGTTATGGACACCGCCTGCTCAATCACCAGGGCAAGTGCCGCCACCTCCATGGGCACAACGCCCGTGCGCGCATCTTTCTTGAAAATGCCCAGCTCGACGAGCTGGGCATGGTATGCGATTTTGCAGAGGTGAACCGCATCGCGCGCACCTTCATCGACCAGGAACTCGACCACACCATGCTGATGCATTGCGATGATCCCTTCCTTCCTGCCATACAGCAGGCTGGCGAGCGGGTCTACGTGATGGAGAAGAATCCCACCGCCGAGAATATCGCCCGTCTGATCTTCGACGAGGTCCAGGCGCGCGGCTTGCCGGTAGTCGAAGTGCAGATCTGGGAGACCGGTACCGCCTACGCCACCTATCGACCGTGACCATACCGCCAATGCCCGCGCTCGATCCGACAGCCTGGTCGCGATGGCGCCGCGACGCTGCGCCGATCTACCCAACATCAGCTTGTGGGTCGGCGATGCCCACCAGCTCCGCGGCGAGTCGCTGAGCCACGATGTCGTCACGTGCATCCAGGTGCCGGGGTATCTGGCGCAGCCGCTCACCGCACTCCGGAAAATCCACCGCGTGTTGCGCCCGGGGTGGCGGAAAGTGCAGCGAATAGCCCGCTATTGCCAAGTTTTCCGACACCGAAATCGCCGCTTCCGGGCAACAGA is a genomic window of Pseudomonadota bacterium containing:
- a CDS encoding VacJ family lipoprotein: MRFIRGLGKDRDDRADGFANDTPRRSWVVIALSVLIASGCASLPGERDPKDPFESFNRSMYKFNDALDRAVLKPVAEGYVAITPDPVNKGVTNIFSNLEDVWVTANDVLQFKFGQALSDLWRLVINSTFGIYGIFDVATPLGLNKHHEDFGQTLGHWGVGPGPYLVWPVLGPSTIRDTTGDVVEASQWRAFEEVSDSTAGENTLFILDTIDTRADLLGASRVMSKVALDPYIFLRESYLQKRRALVYDGNPPDDDFFDIDKDEDDPKAARE
- a CDS encoding 6-carboxytetrahydropterin synthase codes for the protein MYQVVKEIEFCYGHRLLNHQGKCRHLHGHNARARIFLENAQLDELGMVCDFAEVNRIARTFIDQELDHTMLMHCDDPFLPAIQQAGERVYVMEKNPTAENIARLIFDEVQARGLPVVEVQIWETGTAYATYRP
- a CDS encoding class I SAM-dependent methyltransferase encodes the protein MAPRRCADLPNISLWVGDAHQLRGESLSHDVVTCIQVPGYLAQPLTALRKIHRVLRPGWRKVQRIARYCQVFRHRNRRFRATESLNTT